A single region of the Vicia villosa cultivar HV-30 ecotype Madison, WI linkage group LG4, Vvil1.0, whole genome shotgun sequence genome encodes:
- the LOC131599344 gene encoding defensin-like protein 183, whose product MANYKISNCFNIFIIIATIAAVQYSRVEAGKCSEVFKRCDDMDCPSHCKSTYGNRSLGHICDLFYICTCFFEQDSSSSSMCVIGNGTCYAGECDAACCDAKCAKSYNRGFGTCLPNYFTKDRCVCSYRS is encoded by the exons ATGGCGAACTACAAGATCTCAAATTGTTTTAATATCTTTATCATCATAGCTACCATTGCTGCAG TGCAATATTCAAGAGTGGAAGCAGGCAAATGCTCAGAAGTTTTCAAGAGATGTGATGACATGGATTGTCCTTCACATTGTAAATCAACTTATGGCAATCGTAGTTTAGGGCATATATGTGATCTCTTCTACATCTGCACTTGTTTCTTCGAGCAAGATTCTTCCTCATCCAGTATGTGTGTCATTGGGAATGGAACATGCTATGCTGGTGAATGTGATGCAGCTTGTTGTGATGCAAAGTGTGCTAAAAGTTATAATCGAGGTTTTGGAACATGCCTTCCTAATTATTTTACTAAGGATAGATGTGTTTGTTCCTATAGAAGCTAG